One Halorientalis litorea DNA segment encodes these proteins:
- a CDS encoding DUF7521 family protein: MLESPLLLAVTKVATVLFGGVITCLAFRAYRRTRSSALGALTVGIGFVTVGAVLGGTLHQFTGTTLATSVTVQSVFTAVGFTVLTYSLYTTSRPDQTGTHLPNCPSDE, from the coding sequence ATGCTGGAGAGTCCGCTCCTCCTCGCCGTGACCAAGGTGGCGACGGTGCTGTTCGGCGGGGTCATCACCTGCTTGGCGTTCCGCGCGTACCGGCGAACTCGGTCGTCGGCACTGGGCGCGCTCACGGTCGGCATCGGGTTCGTCACTGTCGGTGCAGTTCTGGGCGGGACACTCCACCAGTTCACGGGGACCACGCTTGCGACCAGTGTCACGGTTCAGAGTGTCTTTACGGCCGTGGGGTTTACCGTGCTGACGTACTCGCTGTACACCACTTCACGGCCGGACCAGACGGGGACCCACCTCCCGAACTGCCCCAGCGACGAGTGA
- a CDS encoding PadR family transcriptional regulator produces MTGSENDGAADVQYANLSAFQRDVLVVLKRLENRDEDSYGLGIKRHLESRYDESVNHGRLYPNLDKLTEWGLVECGEIDDRTNRYTLTERGETLLRQHAEEICEILDR; encoded by the coding sequence ATGACAGGGAGCGAGAACGATGGCGCGGCTGATGTCCAGTACGCAAATCTCAGTGCCTTCCAGCGGGATGTCCTCGTCGTGCTGAAACGGTTAGAGAATCGCGACGAGGACAGCTACGGGCTCGGCATCAAACGGCACCTCGAATCACGGTACGACGAGAGCGTGAACCACGGACGGCTGTACCCGAACCTCGACAAGTTGACCGAGTGGGGCCTCGTCGAGTGCGGCGAGATCGACGACCGCACGAACCGATACACGCTGACCGAGCGGGGGGAGACACTGCTTCGGCAACACGCCGAGGAGATTTGCGAGATACTCGACCGATAA
- a CDS encoding ArsR family transcriptional regulator, whose translation MRPRLASWMTPVDRDILELLRNGERQELVLTPSVIAANTDWKRQTVREHLLELGDHHLVEYHNESRALYQLSDRGRDYVEGRLDAQVLESAADD comes from the coding sequence ATGCGCCCCCGACTCGCGTCGTGGATGACGCCCGTAGACCGCGACATTCTCGAACTGTTGCGGAACGGGGAGCGACAGGAACTGGTGTTGACACCCAGCGTCATCGCTGCGAACACGGACTGGAAACGACAGACGGTCCGCGAGCACCTGCTCGAACTCGGAGACCACCACCTCGTCGAGTATCACAACGAGTCCCGGGCACTCTACCAGTTATCCGACCGCGGCAGAGACTACGTCGAGGGCAGACTCGACGCACAGGTACTCGAATCCGCCGCGGACGACTGA
- a CDS encoding GNAT family N-acetyltransferase: MFVESPDIDAVARLGDCWVNLAREQRAHGSHLSAEANLAHITENIARAIAADSVRVARAEDGDGIDADTDEILGFVMFSAGTEVLATDAVRGTIENLYVRPPYRNRGVGSDLLAAATTALESRGVDAITLDVLAANEAARRFYRRHGYEPHRVRMERPVENDRHTKDDG; this comes from the coding sequence GTGTTCGTCGAGTCACCGGACATCGACGCGGTAGCGCGACTCGGTGACTGCTGGGTGAACCTCGCACGGGAACAGCGTGCCCACGGCTCACATCTCTCCGCCGAGGCCAACCTCGCACACATCACGGAGAACATCGCCCGCGCCATCGCCGCCGACAGCGTCCGGGTGGCACGGGCGGAGGACGGCGACGGCATCGACGCCGACACCGACGAGATACTGGGGTTCGTGATGTTCAGTGCTGGAACCGAGGTGTTGGCGACGGATGCGGTTCGGGGTACCATCGAGAACCTCTATGTCCGCCCGCCGTACCGGAACCGTGGTGTCGGGAGCGACCTGTTGGCGGCGGCGACGACGGCACTCGAATCGCGCGGTGTCGACGCAATCACGCTCGACGTGTTGGCCGCGAACGAGGCGGCCCGGCGGTTCTACCGACGGCACGGGTACGAGCCCCACCGAGTGCGGATGGAGCGGCCGGTCGAAAACGATAGGCACACAAAGGACGACGGATAA
- a CDS encoding phosphoglycerate kinase, whose translation MGIPTLDDLTVDGTTVGVRVDINSPLDESGALADDARLHAHVGTLNELLDRGGKVAILAHQGRPGGDEFDTLDDHAARLDELLSFPVSYCDATFSTDAHAAIESLDRGEAVLLENTRFYSEEYMEFPPEEAAGTFLVERLAPVVDAFVNDAFAAAHRSQPSIVGFPLRVDSYAGRVMERELDVLGAIEETPRPRVYALGGAKISDALDVAESVLERDLADAVLTSGMTGNAFLAASGVDIGAPSLDAIQDRDATAVEDAAALLEEYGSRIHVPEDVAVSRDGTRQEVTVSDLPADAPALDVGPATMAAYADVFETAGTAILNGPAGVFEQEAFAEGTREIFGAARNAECSIVGGGDTAASLRQLGIDGFDHVSTGGGAALRLLTGDTLPAVEVLRE comes from the coding sequence ATGGGGATACCGACGTTGGACGACCTCACCGTCGATGGAACGACGGTGGGGGTGCGCGTGGACATCAACAGTCCGCTGGACGAGTCCGGCGCGCTCGCGGACGACGCCCGCCTCCACGCGCACGTCGGCACACTGAACGAGTTGCTCGACCGCGGCGGCAAGGTCGCCATCCTCGCTCACCAAGGGCGACCGGGTGGTGACGAGTTCGACACGCTCGACGACCACGCCGCCCGGCTGGACGAACTGCTTTCGTTCCCGGTCAGTTACTGCGATGCGACGTTCTCGACGGATGCACACGCCGCCATCGAGAGTCTGGACCGTGGCGAGGCCGTCCTCCTCGAGAACACCCGTTTCTACAGCGAGGAGTACATGGAGTTCCCACCCGAGGAGGCCGCCGGAACCTTCCTCGTCGAACGGCTCGCGCCCGTCGTGGACGCATTCGTCAACGACGCGTTCGCGGCCGCACACCGGTCACAGCCCTCTATCGTCGGCTTCCCGCTCCGGGTCGACAGCTACGCCGGACGGGTCATGGAGCGGGAGTTAGACGTACTCGGGGCCATCGAGGAGACGCCGCGGCCGCGCGTGTACGCCCTCGGCGGCGCGAAGATATCCGACGCGCTCGACGTGGCGGAGAGCGTCCTCGAACGCGACTTGGCCGACGCCGTTCTCACGAGCGGCATGACCGGGAACGCCTTCCTCGCGGCCAGCGGTGTCGACATCGGCGCGCCGTCGCTCGACGCGATTCAGGACCGCGACGCCACGGCCGTCGAGGACGCCGCGGCCCTCTTAGAGGAGTACGGCAGTCGCATCCACGTGCCGGAAGACGTCGCAGTCTCCCGGGACGGGACACGCCAAGAGGTCACCGTCTCCGACCTGCCGGCGGACGCGCCCGCGCTCGACGTGGGGCCGGCGACGATGGCCGCCTACGCGGACGTCTTCGAGACGGCCGGAACGGCCATCCTGAACGGTCCTGCGGGCGTCTTCGAGCAGGAGGCGTTCGCCGAGGGGACACGGGAGATATTCGGCGCGGCGCGGAACGCGGAGTGTAGCATCGTCGGCGGCGGCGATACGGCGGCGTCACTCCGCCAACTCGGCATCGACGGGTTCGACCACGTCAGCACGGGTGGCGGCGCGGCACTCCGCCTGCTTACCGGCGATACCTTACCCGCCGTCGAAGTTCTTCGAGAGTAG
- a CDS encoding CBS domain-containing protein: protein MNGDVTVREVMRREFVGVSEADTLRDTAGLMLDEDVEAVAVLRGSDPEGLLTQQDILEVAVEGAALSDTVAADAMRTELPVVEPDTPLTAAADRMSGQQARHLFVMGDGELLGLVSEHDVVTATTLDPGGEAETREVATEAVRAEAAVVGEGEATATEGYSNQGICEVCGTLTRNLSSFNGQLVCSDCRDV from the coding sequence ATGAACGGAGACGTAACGGTTCGAGAGGTAATGCGGCGGGAGTTCGTCGGCGTGAGCGAGGCGGACACGCTCCGTGACACAGCGGGGCTGATGCTCGACGAGGATGTCGAGGCAGTCGCCGTCCTCCGCGGGAGTGACCCGGAGGGACTCCTGACCCAACAGGACATCCTCGAAGTTGCCGTCGAGGGGGCGGCGTTGTCGGACACCGTCGCCGCCGACGCCATGCGAACGGAGTTACCGGTCGTCGAACCCGACACGCCGCTGACGGCGGCGGCCGACCGGATGTCGGGACAACAGGCTCGCCACCTCTTCGTGATGGGGGACGGGGAACTCCTCGGCCTCGTCTCCGAACACGACGTGGTCACGGCGACGACGCTCGACCCCGGCGGCGAGGCAGAGACGCGAGAGGTTGCGACCGAGGCGGTCCGCGCCGAGGCGGCCGTCGTGGGCGAAGGCGAAGCCACAGCGACCGAAGGATACTCGAATCAGGGAATCTGTGAAGTCTGCGGGACGCTCACGCGGAACCTCTCGTCGTTCAACGGACAACTGGTCTGTAGCGACTGCCGGGACGTGTGA
- a CDS encoding GTP cyclohydrolase III, with the protein MTNTQVTHIQIDNYGPWTVTPEPRREVDLQTLQSRLFADLSQLFGNRDGYVFFSRFDNMIAVSNGLDMDDHAMVQESVGNRYPVTMSLAVATGTTPAAALGDATNLLQDAGSAQDEHRREILAGRSIDPDFRTDEDVQIAHFDVNDATGKYTDQLNEFDTFINIEQGYASLMRYMREAYGSLSFFVGGDNVIAVCPDLDAADYEDAIEHVNDDVDVELKVGVGRGATAQDAGMDAKHALEECRATGTDVELTF; encoded by the coding sequence GTGACGAACACGCAGGTGACCCACATCCAAATCGACAACTACGGGCCGTGGACGGTCACCCCGGAGCCACGGCGGGAGGTCGACCTCCAGACACTCCAGTCGCGGCTGTTCGCAGACCTCTCGCAGTTGTTCGGGAACCGCGACGGCTACGTCTTCTTCTCTCGGTTCGACAATATGATAGCCGTCTCGAACGGGTTGGACATGGACGACCACGCGATGGTCCAAGAGTCCGTCGGGAACCGCTATCCGGTGACGATGAGTCTCGCCGTCGCGACGGGGACGACACCGGCGGCGGCACTCGGTGACGCGACGAATCTCCTCCAAGACGCCGGGAGTGCTCAGGACGAACACCGGCGCGAGATTCTGGCCGGGCGGAGCATCGACCCCGACTTCCGGACCGACGAAGACGTGCAGATAGCACACTTCGACGTGAACGACGCGACGGGCAAGTACACCGACCAGTTGAACGAGTTCGACACGTTCATCAACATCGAACAGGGCTACGCCAGCCTCATGCGGTACATGCGCGAGGCGTATGGCTCGCTGTCATTTTTCGTCGGCGGGGACAACGTCATCGCCGTGTGTCCGGACCTCGACGCGGCCGACTACGAGGACGCCATCGAGCACGTCAACGACGACGTAGACGTGGAGTTGAAGGTCGGCGTCGGGCGGGGTGCGACGGCACAGGACGCCGGGATGGACGCCAAACACGCGCTCGAAGAGTGTCGGGCCACCGGGACAGACGTCGAACTCACCTTCTGA
- a CDS encoding DUF7344 domain-containing protein has product MATHSNPSTDRRGDRHDGLPAAVVEELLASRARRRILAHLRTADRPVAVGDLAELVATGDLTGDASAAKRRQARREIYQTHLPILTATGTVAFNSMLGTVEFTGCPAVVARLERVTEVGGP; this is encoded by the coding sequence ATGGCAACGCACTCGAATCCCAGCACGGACCGGCGGGGTGACCGTCACGACGGACTTCCTGCGGCCGTAGTCGAGGAGTTGCTGGCCTCACGGGCGCGGCGGCGGATACTCGCCCACCTTCGCACCGCGGACCGCCCGGTGGCGGTGGGTGACCTCGCGGAACTGGTCGCCACTGGTGACCTCACCGGTGACGCGTCGGCGGCGAAGCGTCGGCAGGCGCGGCGGGAGATTTACCAGACCCACCTGCCGATACTGACTGCAACCGGGACCGTCGCGTTCAATTCGATGCTCGGAACCGTCGAGTTCACTGGTTGTCCGGCGGTGGTCGCACGGCTCGAACGCGTGACCGAGGTGGGCGGGCCGTAA
- a CDS encoding DUF5785 family protein, translating into MSDWPHDPDGEEGSEGRRKYGQAILAKKIDEEEDFPLVAEEFVEEHGDEPIRIDSETVVSVADIFEHVEGEEFGDFPEFHKAVGVAMREHDYWPYEYA; encoded by the coding sequence ATGAGCGATTGGCCCCACGACCCGGACGGCGAGGAGGGCAGCGAAGGACGGCGCAAGTACGGGCAGGCGATACTGGCGAAGAAGATAGACGAGGAGGAGGACTTCCCGCTGGTGGCCGAGGAGTTCGTCGAGGAACACGGCGACGAGCCGATTCGTATCGACTCCGAGACGGTCGTCAGCGTCGCCGACATCTTCGAACACGTCGAGGGCGAGGAGTTCGGTGACTTCCCCGAGTTCCACAAGGCCGTCGGCGTGGCCATGCGCGAACACGATTACTGGCCGTACGAGTACGCCTGA
- a CDS encoding uracil-DNA glycosylase: MDADQERVANPFGMDEDCQQCPELCETRSQVVHGYGDVSAEFVVVGAAPGPGADRTGVPFTGDERGEAVLDVLGRLGFTDAPPTATEPDLDNVYLTYLTRCRHPDRAATDEEVRNCEGYLSAELRMINPEIIVPVGERVLSALAYEYTTKPADAFDIAADHATTIRGRGFELVPMRDPAGQSESERTAFLEHFSSLLERDYRQTKGRRSR, from the coding sequence ATGGACGCCGACCAAGAGAGAGTCGCCAACCCGTTCGGGATGGACGAGGACTGCCAACAGTGCCCCGAACTGTGCGAGACGCGCTCACAGGTCGTCCACGGATACGGCGACGTGAGCGCGGAGTTCGTCGTCGTCGGTGCGGCCCCGGGACCGGGTGCCGACCGGACCGGTGTCCCGTTCACCGGCGACGAGCGAGGGGAAGCGGTACTCGACGTGCTCGGCCGTCTCGGCTTCACCGACGCGCCGCCGACGGCGACGGAACCGGACCTCGACAACGTCTATCTGACGTACCTCACGCGGTGTCGCCACCCCGACAGAGCGGCGACGGACGAAGAAGTACGCAACTGCGAGGGGTATCTGAGTGCCGAACTGCGGATGATAAACCCCGAGATTATCGTCCCGGTCGGCGAACGAGTACTCTCCGCGCTGGCGTACGAGTACACGACGAAACCGGCCGATGCCTTCGACATCGCGGCGGACCACGCCACCACGATTCGTGGCCGTGGGTTCGAGTTGGTACCGATGCGTGACCCGGCGGGGCAGAGCGAGAGCGAGCGGACGGCGTTTCTGGAACACTTCTCGTCGCTACTGGAGCGTGATTACAGGCAGACGAAGGGGCGTCGGAGTCGATAA
- a CDS encoding class I SAM-dependent methyltransferase, giving the protein MSDPLSDGDRSKRFGGDDAAFYDHPRFVQHVDETFRGHLTDLYREVLANGDDVLDLMSSWVSHLPDDVSLGTVVGHGLNEAELERNPALDRWFVQNLNADQSLPLDDAAVDAVLCAVSVQYLQYPKAVFEEIRRVLRPDGVAVVSFSNRMFVQKAIRAWRERSITERADLVRSYFDAAGGFSEPVVRSAETPGVDPFYAVLAATR; this is encoded by the coding sequence ATGTCCGACCCGCTATCGGATGGGGACCGCTCGAAACGCTTCGGGGGCGACGACGCCGCGTTCTACGACCACCCGCGGTTCGTCCAGCACGTCGACGAGACGTTCCGGGGCCACCTGACGGACCTGTACCGCGAGGTACTCGCGAACGGTGACGACGTTCTCGACCTCATGAGCAGTTGGGTGTCGCACCTCCCCGACGACGTCTCGCTCGGTACCGTCGTCGGGCACGGATTGAACGAGGCGGAACTCGAGCGGAACCCCGCGCTCGACCGGTGGTTCGTCCAGAACCTCAACGCGGACCAGTCGCTTCCGCTAGACGACGCGGCCGTCGACGCCGTCCTCTGTGCCGTCTCCGTCCAGTACCTCCAGTACCCGAAAGCAGTCTTCGAGGAGATACGCCGTGTCTTGCGGCCCGACGGCGTCGCCGTCGTGAGTTTCTCGAACCGGATGTTCGTTCAGAAGGCGATTCGTGCGTGGCGCGAGCGGTCGATAACGGAGCGTGCCGACCTCGTCCGGTCGTACTTCGATGCCGCGGGAGGCTTCTCTGAACCGGTCGTGCGCTCGGCCGAGACACCGGGTGTGGACCCCTTCTACGCCGTCCTCGCGGCGACGCGTTAG
- the aroC gene encoding chorismate synthase, with translation MNGNSFGRLFQVTTYGESHGEAMGCTVSGVPAGVELSEEDIQQELDRRKPGQSMITTSRGEPDEVTINSGIQDGYTTGTPIGMVIQNKDARSGKYEPFVTAPRPSHGDYTYSAKFGTRNWGGGGRSSARETVNWVAAGAIAQQVLAASEFDVQIKAHVNQVGDIRTPEVTFEEMLEHTEENEVRCAHPETAAEMREAIDQYQQEGDSIGGSIYFECRGVPRGLGAPRFDSFPARLGQAMFSIPATSAFQFGKGRDTRTMRGSERNEDWEFDDGESYPETVSEEGDPVPVGNDHGGLQGGITTGEPIYGEATWHAPTSIPKEQTTADWETGERKDIQVVGRHDPVLMPRAVPVVEAMLRLTVLDFMLLGGRINPDRIDGQPGEYETEYHPSSPRNDPDEAPTRAEPTEDDD, from the coding sequence ATGAACGGCAACAGTTTCGGTCGGCTCTTTCAGGTGACCACCTACGGGGAGAGCCACGGGGAAGCGATGGGGTGTACCGTCTCCGGCGTCCCCGCGGGCGTGGAACTCTCGGAAGAAGACATCCAGCAGGAACTCGACCGCCGGAAACCCGGCCAATCGATGATAACCACGTCGCGTGGTGAACCGGACGAGGTGACAATCAACAGCGGCATCCAAGACGGCTACACGACGGGCACGCCAATCGGGATGGTCATCCAGAACAAGGACGCACGCTCGGGCAAGTACGAGCCGTTCGTGACCGCGCCGCGCCCGTCACACGGCGATTACACGTACTCCGCGAAGTTCGGCACGCGCAACTGGGGCGGAGGCGGCCGCTCGTCGGCCCGCGAGACGGTCAACTGGGTCGCCGCCGGAGCCATCGCACAGCAGGTCCTCGCCGCCTCCGAGTTCGACGTGCAAATCAAAGCCCACGTCAACCAAGTCGGCGACATCCGGACACCGGAAGTCACCTTCGAGGAGATGCTGGAACACACCGAAGAGAACGAGGTCCGGTGTGCCCACCCCGAGACGGCCGCGGAGATGCGCGAGGCCATCGACCAGTACCAGCAGGAGGGCGACTCCATCGGCGGGTCGATTTACTTCGAGTGTCGCGGCGTCCCGCGCGGCCTCGGCGCGCCGCGCTTCGACTCCTTCCCCGCCCGCCTCGGACAAGCGATGTTCTCGATTCCGGCAACCTCCGCCTTCCAGTTCGGGAAGGGGCGGGATACCCGGACGATGCGTGGGAGCGAACGCAACGAGGACTGGGAGTTCGACGACGGCGAGTCCTACCCCGAGACGGTCAGCGAGGAGGGTGACCCCGTTCCGGTGGGCAACGACCACGGCGGCCTCCAAGGCGGCATCACGACGGGTGAGCCAATCTACGGCGAGGCGACGTGGCACGCGCCGACGAGCATCCCGAAGGAGCAGACCACCGCCGACTGGGAGACGGGCGAGCGCAAGGACATTCAGGTCGTCGGGCGACACGACCCCGTGCTGATGCCCCGTGCCGTCCCCGTCGTCGAGGCGATGCTCCGGCTCACGGTGCTCGACTTCATGCTGTTGGGTGGACGCATCAACCCCGACCGAATCGACGGCCAGCCGGGCGAGTACGAGACGGAGTACCACCCGTCGAGTCCCCGGAACGACCCCGACGAGGCACCCACCCGCGCGGAACCGACCGAAGACGACGACTAA
- the aroA gene encoding 3-phosphoshikimate 1-carboxyvinyltransferase: protein MNVEVSPSRVRGAVRTPPSKSYTHRAILAAGYADGANVTDPLVSADTRATMRAVEAFGGGVERREDDSVIDIDGFGGDPTVPADVIDCANSGTTMRLVTACAALADGATVLTGDESLRSRPQGPLLDAIEQLGGRAESTRRNGQAPLVVEGPIAGGTVSIPGDVSSQYITALLLAGAATDEGIDIELETELKSAPYVDITLEVLDAFGVTATATNTGFRVDGGQSYDPPGGEYAVPGDFSSMSYLLAAGALAADDELRVQGAQPSAQGDTAIVDVLERMGADIEWDREAGVITTHQSSLSGVEVGVEDTPDLLPTIAVLGAAADGTTTITDCEHVRYKETDRVSAMAEELTKMGASVEEAQDTLTVHGGETTLRGADVDGRADHRIVMSLAVAGLVADGQTTIAGGEHVDVSFPDFFDALAGIGADIEQA from the coding sequence ATGAACGTGGAAGTTTCGCCGTCCAGGGTGCGAGGGGCAGTCCGGACACCACCCTCGAAGAGTTACACACACCGGGCGATACTCGCTGCCGGGTACGCCGACGGCGCGAACGTGACCGACCCGCTGGTGAGTGCCGACACGCGGGCGACGATGCGCGCCGTGGAGGCGTTCGGCGGAGGCGTCGAGCGACGCGAGGACGACAGCGTCATCGACATCGACGGGTTCGGCGGTGACCCCACCGTCCCGGCGGATGTCATCGACTGCGCGAACAGCGGGACGACGATGCGGCTGGTCACGGCCTGTGCCGCGCTCGCGGACGGCGCGACGGTCCTGACGGGGGACGAGTCGCTCCGCTCGCGGCCGCAGGGGCCGCTGCTCGACGCCATCGAGCAACTCGGCGGCCGGGCCGAGAGTACCCGGCGGAACGGGCAGGCACCGCTCGTCGTCGAGGGCCCGATTGCGGGCGGGACTGTGTCTATCCCCGGCGACGTGTCCTCACAGTACATCACCGCGCTGTTGCTGGCCGGGGCAGCGACCGACGAGGGCATCGATATCGAACTGGAGACCGAACTCAAGTCCGCACCCTACGTCGACATTACGCTCGAAGTGCTGGACGCCTTCGGCGTGACGGCGACGGCGACCAACACGGGCTTTCGGGTCGACGGCGGGCAGTCCTACGACCCGCCGGGCGGCGAGTACGCGGTTCCGGGCGACTTCTCTTCGATGTCGTACCTGCTCGCGGCCGGCGCGCTCGCGGCGGACGACGAGTTGCGGGTCCAAGGAGCGCAGCCGAGCGCGCAGGGCGACACTGCCATCGTGGACGTGCTGGAGCGAATGGGAGCCGACATCGAGTGGGACCGCGAGGCCGGAGTCATCACGACACACCAGTCCTCGCTGTCCGGCGTCGAGGTGGGCGTCGAGGACACGCCGGACCTCCTGCCGACGATTGCGGTACTGGGTGCGGCGGCCGACGGAACGACGACCATCACCGACTGTGAACACGTCCGGTACAAGGAAACCGACCGCGTGAGTGCGATGGCCGAGGAGTTGACGAAGATGGGCGCGTCCGTCGAGGAAGCACAGGACACCCTCACGGTCCACGGCGGCGAGACGACCCTTCGGGGGGCCGACGTGGACGGGCGGGCGGACCACCGCATCGTGATGTCACTCGCCGTGGCCGGACTCGTGGCCGACGGGCAGACGACCATCGCGGGCGGCGAACACGTCGACGTGTCGTTCCCGGACTTCTTCGATGCACTCGCGGGCATCGGTGCCGACATCGAGCAGGCGTAA
- a CDS encoding M24 family metallopeptidase yields the protein MDPDLSALDAHLDEAGVDGFLVDAGGDESDQLYLSGFDAPDPYHTLYDGSVHLLVSGLEYGRAASEARAATVERHADYDLREQVADHGRVDGSRRVLAAFCREHGVESVAVPARFPLATADGLREQGIEVLTPDSPTIGRGGANVVEEIRAIKTEDEIEHVRTAQKANEAAMATAEDLLAAATVSDGTLHHDGDPLTSERVTEEIEVTLLRHGCALDETIVACGADAADPHDRGSGPLAADEPIIVDIFPRDKATKYHADMTRTFLVGDPSDALREWYDLTARAKAAALDALEPGVTGEDVHDAVCDVYEDAGEPTLRSDEGAETGFIHNTGHGVGLDVHEQPLVGPGGTELEPGHVVTVEPGLYDPAVGGVRIEDIVVVTEGGYENLTEYPERLVVA from the coding sequence ATGGACCCCGACCTCTCGGCCCTCGACGCCCACCTCGACGAGGCGGGCGTCGACGGGTTCCTCGTGGACGCCGGCGGCGACGAATCGGACCAGTTGTACCTCTCGGGCTTCGACGCGCCGGACCCCTACCACACCCTCTACGACGGGTCCGTCCACCTGCTCGTCTCCGGGTTGGAGTACGGCCGCGCGGCCAGCGAGGCGCGCGCGGCCACCGTCGAACGCCACGCCGACTACGACTTGCGCGAACAGGTGGCGGACCACGGCCGCGTCGACGGCAGTCGGCGCGTCCTCGCCGCGTTCTGCCGCGAACACGGCGTCGAATCGGTGGCCGTCCCCGCACGGTTCCCGCTGGCGACGGCGGACGGCCTCCGCGAGCAGGGCATCGAGGTACTGACGCCCGACAGCCCGACAATCGGCCGCGGCGGCGCGAACGTCGTCGAGGAGATACGCGCGATCAAGACCGAGGACGAAATCGAACACGTCCGGACGGCACAGAAGGCCAACGAGGCCGCCATGGCCACCGCCGAGGACCTCCTCGCGGCGGCGACGGTCAGCGACGGCACCCTCCACCACGACGGGGACCCGCTGACCAGCGAGCGCGTCACGGAAGAAATCGAGGTGACGCTCCTCCGACACGGATGCGCGCTGGACGAGACGATAGTCGCCTGCGGAGCCGACGCCGCCGACCCACACGACCGCGGTAGCGGCCCGCTCGCGGCCGACGAGCCGATAATCGTCGACATCTTCCCGCGCGACAAGGCGACGAAGTACCACGCCGACATGACGCGTACCTTCCTCGTCGGCGACCCGAGCGACGCCCTGCGGGAGTGGTACGACCTCACGGCACGGGCCAAGGCGGCGGCCCTCGACGCCCTCGAACCCGGTGTGACCGGCGAGGACGTACACGACGCGGTCTGTGACGTGTACGAGGACGCCGGGGAACCGACCCTCCGGAGTGACGAGGGGGCCGAGACCGGGTTCATCCACAACACCGGCCACGGCGTCGGCCTCGACGTGCACGAGCAACCGCTCGTCGGCCCGGGCGGGACGGAACTCGAACCGGGCCACGTCGTGACCGTCGAACCGGGGTTGTACGACCCGGCGGTCGGCGGCGTCCGAATCGAGGACATCGTCGTCGTCACCGAGGGCGGCTACGAGAACCTCACGGAGTACCCCGAGCGACTCGTGGTCGCGTAA
- a CDS encoding prephenate dehydrogenase/arogenate dehydrogenase family protein, with protein MNVLVVGAGAMGRWFARTLATNTTGEVAVAFADADPDAAGAAADTEWGRAVPLDTDETFDAVCVAVPMPAAADAIETHADRATRAVLDVTGSAAGPVTAMRTHAPDCERVSLHPLFAPENAPGNVAVVVDEPGPVTDDVRAALAAAGNHCFETTPAEHDRAMETVQSRAHAAILAFGLAARDVPDAFQTPVSDALFDLVEQVGGGDPRVYADIQATFDGADDVAAAARDIAAADTETFADLYREATDR; from the coding sequence ATGAACGTACTGGTCGTCGGTGCGGGCGCGATGGGGCGGTGGTTCGCCCGGACGCTCGCCACGAACACGACTGGCGAGGTAGCGGTCGCGTTCGCCGACGCCGACCCGGACGCGGCCGGCGCGGCCGCCGACACCGAGTGGGGTCGGGCAGTCCCGCTCGACACCGACGAGACGTTCGACGCCGTCTGCGTCGCGGTCCCGATGCCGGCGGCCGCGGACGCCATCGAGACACACGCCGACCGGGCGACACGGGCCGTCCTCGACGTGACCGGGAGCGCGGCGGGACCCGTGACCGCGATGCGAACTCACGCCCCGGACTGTGAACGCGTGAGTCTGCACCCGCTCTTCGCCCCCGAGAACGCGCCCGGGAACGTCGCCGTCGTCGTGGACGAACCGGGACCGGTCACTGACGACGTTCGTGCCGCCCTCGCGGCGGCGGGCAACCACTGTTTCGAGACGACACCCGCCGAACACGACAGGGCGATGGAGACCGTCCAGAGCCGCGCGCACGCCGCGATACTCGCTTTCGGCCTCGCCGCTCGGGACGTGCCCGACGCCTTTCAGACGCCGGTTTCGGACGCACTGTTCGACCTCGTCGAGCAGGTCGGCGGGGGCGACCCGCGTGTCTACGCCGACATCCAGGCCACGTTCGACGGAGCCGACGACGTGGCCGCGGCCGCCCGCGACATCGCCGCGGCCGACACCGAGACGTTCGCCGACCTCTACCGCGAGGCAACCGACCGATGA